A single Staphylococcus muscae DNA region contains:
- a CDS encoding glyceraldehyde-3-phosphate dehydrogenase yields the protein MTTKIAINGLGRIGRMVLRIALNNEDIEVVALNASYPPETIAHLIKYDTTHGLFNKPVEATENGIKVDGKEIKLVSDRNPENLPWKELGIDVVVEATGKFNHGDKAIAHIKAGAKKVILTGPSKGGDVQTIVKGVNDKDLDVEKYDIFSNASCTTNCLAPVAKILNDEFGIVNGLMTTVHSVTNDQKNLDNPHKDLRRARAAFESIIPTSTGAAKALALVLPELEGKLHGMALRVPTKNVSLVDLVVDLEQSVTKEQVNEVFRQNDLDGIVETVDVPLVSDDFMTNPHSAIIDAPSTIVMGDNKVKVLAWYDNEWGYSNRVVEVLQLIAKGIA from the coding sequence ATGACGACAAAGATTGCGATTAATGGATTAGGTCGTATCGGCCGTATGGTATTACGTATTGCATTAAATAATGAGGATATTGAGGTAGTAGCTTTAAATGCAAGTTACCCACCTGAAACAATTGCTCATCTTATTAAGTATGATACAACACATGGTCTTTTCAATAAGCCAGTAGAAGCGACAGAAAATGGTATTAAAGTTGACGGAAAAGAGATCAAACTGGTATCAGACCGTAATCCAGAAAATTTACCATGGAAAGAATTAGGAATTGATGTTGTAGTTGAAGCAACTGGTAAATTCAACCATGGTGATAAAGCAATTGCGCACATTAAAGCAGGCGCAAAAAAAGTTATTTTAACAGGCCCATCTAAAGGTGGAGACGTTCAAACAATTGTTAAAGGTGTGAACGATAAAGACTTAGATGTGGAAAAATATGACATTTTCAGTAATGCATCTTGCACAACTAACTGCTTAGCACCGGTTGCTAAGATCTTAAATGACGAATTTGGTATTGTGAATGGATTAATGACAACTGTTCACTCTGTTACAAATGACCAAAAGAACTTAGACAACCCTCATAAAGATTTACGTCGTGCACGTGCAGCATTTGAAAGTATTATTCCAACTTCAACTGGTGCAGCAAAAGCACTCGCACTTGTATTACCTGAATTAGAAGGTAAATTACACGGTATGGCATTACGTGTACCAACTAAAAATGTGTCACTTGTTGACTTAGTTGTAGATTTAGAACAATCAGTGACTAAAGAACAAGTGAATGAAGTATTTCGTCAAAACGACTTAGATGGTATTGTTGAAACAGTAGACGTACCATTGGTATCAGACGACTTTATGACTAACCCACATTCAGCAATTATTGATGCACCATCAACAATTGTCATGGGAGACAACAAAGTGAAAGTATTGGCTTGGTACGATAACGAATGGGGTTACTCAAACCGAGTTGTTGAAGTATTACAATTAATCGCAAAAGGTATTGCATAA
- the nrdR gene encoding transcriptional regulator NrdR, protein MKCPKCNHTQSRVVDSRHAEDTNAIRRRRECDQCGTRFTTFEHIEMSPLIVVKKDGTREQFNREKIINGLVRSCEKRPVRFQQLEEITNQVEWQLRESGIAEVSSRDVGEYVMDLLMQVDQVSYVRFASVYREFKDVDQLLESMQGILKDNKRSES, encoded by the coding sequence GTGAAATGTCCTAAATGTAACCATACACAATCTCGCGTTGTAGACTCAAGACATGCTGAAGATACGAATGCGATTAGAAGAAGACGTGAATGTGACCAATGTGGCACGCGTTTCACAACTTTTGAACATATAGAAATGAGTCCACTGATCGTCGTTAAAAAAGACGGGACAAGAGAACAATTTAATCGAGAGAAAATTATCAACGGTTTGGTACGTTCATGTGAGAAACGACCGGTTCGTTTTCAACAGCTTGAAGAGATTACGAATCAAGTGGAATGGCAATTGCGTGAATCAGGTATTGCTGAGGTGTCGTCACGTGATGTCGGTGAATATGTGATGGACTTATTAATGCAAGTAGATCAAGTTTCATATGTGCGATTCGCATCAGTATATCGTGAATTCAAAGATGTGGATCAATTGCTCGAATCGATGCAAGGTATCTTAAAAGACAACAAGCGAAGTGAATCATAA
- a CDS encoding replication initiation and membrane attachment family protein, producing the protein MSLSMYANTLRPHDGFQVIQQFRLQPLHDEILSRLFTPLIGAQSVGIYHFLSQFSMSSAEEGLTHYTVMSELKINLMSFREYADLLEGIGLMRTYVRHSDETTQFIYELLPPPSPDEFFNDPMLSIYFYQIVGNQRYHQLKSHFIIQTVDTTGYVDVTKKFTDVFKVPKQSFYQPEKHLAETEYNGVDLTDVSFDFDLLADMLQTHYISKEILTEPTKTLIVQLATLYRIAPDQMKTLILKSLNSDQTLSIIDLRKQAQTHFLNGNQQTLPELQRMNATSDTVNQGGVEHEDVSVESWEDWYHLMDNTSPVVMLTSYGGSEPPLYQKRMIEELMEREGFNFGVINILLQYVMQKIDNNLPEKYVYSVASTWKKSGVVDAKTAHQKAMEIQRNEEKAQEKRKQPQRQNYSKGTVYEEKPRWMTHPEEFKSKEEDLDVLERDREAFLKELQQSRKAGDE; encoded by the coding sequence ATGTCGTTATCGATGTATGCAAACACACTTCGTCCTCACGATGGCTTTCAAGTGATACAACAGTTTCGCTTGCAGCCGTTGCACGATGAAATATTAAGTCGCCTATTTACGCCGTTAATTGGTGCGCAATCTGTCGGTATTTATCATTTTTTGAGTCAATTCAGTATGTCATCCGCTGAAGAAGGTCTGACACACTATACAGTGATGTCTGAGTTGAAGATTAATTTGATGAGTTTTAGAGAATATGCAGATTTATTAGAAGGTATCGGTCTTATGCGCACATACGTCCGTCATTCAGATGAGACGACACAATTTATTTATGAGTTATTGCCACCACCAAGCCCTGATGAATTTTTCAATGATCCAATGCTGTCGATTTATTTTTACCAAATCGTAGGGAATCAACGTTATCATCAATTGAAATCGCACTTTATTATACAGACAGTTGATACAACAGGATACGTGGATGTGACGAAAAAGTTTACCGATGTATTCAAAGTGCCGAAGCAATCATTTTATCAGCCTGAGAAGCATCTAGCTGAAACAGAATACAACGGTGTTGATTTGACAGATGTTTCTTTCGACTTCGACTTATTAGCAGATATGTTGCAGACGCATTACATTAGTAAAGAAATACTAACTGAACCGACTAAGACATTGATTGTTCAACTCGCCACGTTATATCGTATTGCGCCAGACCAAATGAAGACATTGATTTTAAAATCACTAAATAGTGATCAGACTTTATCCATTATAGATTTACGCAAACAGGCACAGACACACTTCTTAAATGGCAACCAACAAACGCTTCCGGAGCTTCAGCGTATGAATGCAACATCTGATACGGTGAATCAAGGAGGAGTGGAACATGAAGATGTGTCAGTGGAAAGTTGGGAAGACTGGTATCATTTAATGGATAATACGAGCCCTGTTGTAATGTTAACATCATACGGTGGATCTGAACCGCCATTATATCAGAAGCGTATGATTGAAGAGTTGATGGAGCGAGAAGGTTTTAATTTTGGTGTTATCAATATCCTACTGCAGTATGTTATGCAAAAGATCGACAATAACTTACCAGAGAAATACGTCTATTCTGTCGCATCTACATGGAAAAAAAGCGGTGTCGTGGATGCCAAAACGGCACATCAAAAAGCGATGGAAATTCAGCGCAATGAAGAAAAGGCACAGGAAAAAAGAAAGCAGCCACAACGTCAGAACTATTCTAAAGGGACTGTTTACGAAGAGAAACCACGTTGGATGACGCATCCAGAAGAATTCAAATCAAAAGAAGAAGATTTGGATGTGTTAGAGCGAGATCGGGAAGCTTTCTTGAAAGAATTACAACAAAGTAGAAAGGCGGGTGATGAATGA
- the dnaI gene encoding primosomal protein DnaI, translated as MKSFNQIMGSNNAIQKRIEKIKRQVINDPDVKAFLDAHQSEITNDMIENDLNILQEYKDQQKHYTDNHTFENCPNFVKGHIPELYVENQRIKIRYKPCPCKIRHDEERLAQSMITSFHMHPETLNAKLEDVYMDRRNRLDLAMQFKTLIDDIVNQKPVKGFYLYGALGTGKSFILGAIANELKEKHVHTTIIYVPEFIRILKNGFNDGTTTKRIEQIRSAKVLILDDIGAEDMTPWARDEVLGPVLHYRMIQELPTFFSSNFNFEELEAHIARTKNGVEWTKAQRIMERIKTLAKPYKLEGENYRNR; from the coding sequence ATGAAATCATTTAATCAAATTATGGGGTCGAATAATGCGATTCAAAAGCGTATTGAGAAGATTAAACGCCAAGTGATTAATGATCCTGATGTGAAGGCGTTCTTGGACGCACATCAATCGGAAATAACAAATGATATGATTGAAAATGATTTGAACATTCTTCAAGAGTACAAGGACCAACAGAAGCATTATACGGATAATCATACATTTGAGAACTGTCCTAACTTTGTAAAAGGGCATATTCCTGAGTTGTATGTGGAAAATCAGCGTATTAAGATTCGTTATAAACCATGCCCATGTAAGATACGACATGATGAAGAACGCCTAGCACAAAGTATGATAACATCATTCCATATGCACCCAGAAACATTGAACGCCAAATTGGAAGATGTTTATATGGATCGTCGTAACCGTTTAGATTTGGCAATGCAGTTTAAGACATTGATTGATGATATTGTGAACCAAAAGCCTGTGAAGGGATTTTATTTATACGGTGCACTTGGTACGGGTAAATCATTTATTCTTGGAGCAATCGCAAATGAACTGAAAGAAAAACATGTACACACAACAATTATATATGTACCTGAGTTTATACGAATTTTGAAAAATGGTTTCAATGATGGCACAACTACGAAAAGAATTGAACAAATTCGCTCGGCAAAAGTGCTTATATTGGATGATATCGGTGCAGAAGATATGACACCTTGGGCTCGAGATGAAGTGTTGGGTCCGGTGTTACACTACCGCATGATTCAGGAACTACCGACTTTCTTTAGTTCTAATTTTAATTTTGAAGAGTTGGAAGCTCATATTGCTCGTACGAAGAATGGTGTAGAGTGGACGAAAGCACAACGTATCATGGAACGTATCAAGACATTGGCAAAACCGTATAAATTAGAAGGTGAAAATTATAGAAACCGTTGA
- the thrS gene encoding threonine--tRNA ligase — translation MAQINVRFPDGNSKAFDKGITTEDIAQSISPGLRKKAVAGKYNGEMVDLTRPLEVDGEIEIVTPGSDEALEVLRHSTAHLMAQALKRLYGDVKFGVGPVVDGGFYYDFDMTEKVSSDDFEKIEKTMAQIVNENHKIERRVVSREEAKDFFKEDPYKLELIDAIPEDELVTLYSQGEFTDLCRGVHVPSTAKIKEFKLLSTAGAYWRGDSNNKMLQRIYGTAFFDKKELKAHLKMLEERKERDHRRIGKDMELFTNNQLVGAGLPLWLPNGATIRREIERYIVDKEVALGYDHVYTPVLANVELYKTSGHWDHYQDDMFPAMQLDVDEAMVLRPMNCPHHMMVYANKPHSYRELPIRIAELGTMHRYEASGAVSGLQRVRGMTLNDAHIFVRPDQIKEEFKRVVEMILNVYEDFGFKDYKFRLSYRDPEDKEKYFDDDDMWNKAETMLKEAVDEFGLEYEEAIGEAAFYGPKLDVQVKTAMGKEETLSTAQLDFLLPKKFELTYIGQDGEHHQPVVIHRGVVSTMERFVAFLTEETKGAFPTWLAPQQVEIIPVNVDLHYDYARQIHDTLKSQGVRVNIDDRNEKMGYKIREAQMKKIPYQIVVGDKEVENHEVNVRQYGSKDQETMDAEDFVWQLVDEIRLKKQR, via the coding sequence ATGGCACAAATTAACGTACGTTTTCCAGATGGTAATAGCAAGGCGTTTGACAAAGGGATCACAACTGAGGATATTGCGCAATCAATCAGTCCAGGGTTGCGTAAAAAGGCGGTTGCAGGTAAATATAATGGGGAAATGGTTGATTTAACACGTCCACTTGAAGTTGATGGTGAGATTGAAATTGTGACACCAGGAAGCGATGAAGCGTTAGAAGTTTTAAGACACTCAACAGCTCATCTGATGGCACAAGCTTTGAAGCGTTTATATGGCGATGTGAAGTTCGGTGTTGGCCCTGTCGTTGATGGTGGTTTCTACTATGACTTCGATATGACTGAAAAAGTATCAAGTGATGACTTCGAAAAAATCGAAAAAACAATGGCGCAAATTGTGAATGAAAATCATAAAATTGAGCGTCGTGTTGTTTCAAGAGAAGAAGCAAAAGACTTTTTCAAAGAAGATCCATACAAACTTGAATTGATTGATGCAATTCCTGAAGACGAACTCGTGACACTCTATTCTCAAGGTGAGTTCACTGACCTATGTCGTGGGGTTCACGTACCATCAACAGCAAAAATTAAAGAATTTAAACTTTTATCAACAGCAGGTGCATACTGGCGTGGTGACAGTAACAACAAGATGTTGCAACGTATTTATGGTACAGCTTTCTTCGATAAAAAAGAGTTGAAAGCACACTTGAAAATGTTAGAAGAACGCAAAGAACGTGATCACCGCCGTATCGGTAAAGATATGGAGCTCTTTACAAACAATCAATTAGTAGGGGCAGGATTACCGTTATGGTTACCAAATGGTGCAACAATCCGTCGTGAAATCGAGCGTTATATTGTCGATAAAGAAGTTGCACTTGGATACGATCATGTATACACACCAGTTTTAGCGAACGTTGAATTATATAAAACTTCCGGTCACTGGGATCACTACCAAGATGACATGTTCCCGGCGATGCAATTAGATGTCGATGAAGCAATGGTTTTACGTCCAATGAACTGTCCGCATCATATGATGGTATATGCAAACAAACCACATTCATACCGTGAGTTACCAATTCGTATTGCAGAGTTAGGAACAATGCATCGTTACGAAGCGAGTGGTGCGGTATCTGGTTTACAACGTGTACGTGGTATGACATTGAACGATGCGCATATTTTCGTACGTCCAGACCAAATCAAGGAAGAGTTTAAACGTGTCGTTGAAATGATCTTGAATGTTTATGAAGATTTTGGTTTCAAAGATTACAAATTCCGTTTGAGCTATCGTGATCCTGAAGATAAAGAAAAATACTTCGATGACGATGATATGTGGAATAAAGCTGAGACAATGTTAAAAGAAGCGGTTGATGAGTTTGGTTTAGAGTATGAAGAAGCAATTGGTGAAGCGGCCTTCTACGGACCGAAATTAGACGTTCAAGTAAAAACAGCAATGGGCAAAGAAGAGACTTTATCAACAGCACAACTTGACTTCTTATTACCGAAAAAATTCGAATTAACATATATTGGTCAAGACGGTGAACACCATCAACCAGTTGTTATCCACCGTGGTGTCGTTTCTACAATGGAACGCTTTGTAGCCTTCTTAACAGAAGAAACTAAAGGGGCATTCCCAACATGGTTAGCACCACAACAAGTTGAGATTATCCCAGTTAATGTTGACCTCCATTATGATTATGCACGTCAAATTCACGATACATTAAAATCACAAGGTGTCCGTGTGAATATTGATGATCGTAATGAAAAAATGGGATACAAAATCCGTGAAGCGCAAATGAAAAAAATCCCATATCAAATTGTTGTAGGGGATAAAGAAGTTGAAAATCATGAAGTGAATGTTCGTCAATATGGTTCAAAAGACCAAGAAACAATGGATGCAGAAGATTTTGTATGGCAATTGGTGGATGAAATTCGTTTAAAAAAACAAAGATAG